A genomic stretch from Canis lupus baileyi chromosome 3, mCanLup2.hap1, whole genome shotgun sequence includes:
- the RPL26 gene encoding large ribosomal subunit protein uL24 isoform X1 → MKFNPFVTSDRSKNRKRHFNAPSHIRRKIMSSPLSKELRQKYNVRSMPIRKDDEVQVGAVIQVVRGHYKGQQIGKVVQVYRKKYVIYIERVQREKANGTTVHVGIHPSKVVITRLKLDKDRKKILERKAKSRQVGKEKGKYKEETIEKMQE, encoded by the exons ATGAAGTTCAATCCGTTTGTGACTTCTGACCGGAGCAAGAATCGTAAGCGGCATTTCAATGCGCCTTCCCACATTCGCAGGAAGATCATGTCTTCCCCGCTTTCCAAAGAGTTGAGGCAGAAGTACAACGTGCGGTCCATGCCCATCCGGAAGGATGACGAAGTGCAAGTGGGTGCAGTGATACAG gttgTGCGGGGACACTACAAAGGTCAGCAAATCGGCAAAGTAGTCCAGGTTTACAGGAAGAAGTATGTCATCTACATTGAACGAGTACAGCGAGAGAAGGCAAATGGCACAACTGTCCACGTGGGCATTCACCCTAGCAAG gTGGTTATCACTAGACTAAAACTGGACAAAGACCGCAAAAAGATCCTTGAGCGTAAAGCCAAATCTCGCCaagtaggaaaggaaaagggCAAATATAAGGAAGAAACCATTGAGAAGATGCAGGAGTAA
- the RPL26 gene encoding large ribosomal subunit protein uL24 isoform X2, with product MKFNPFVTSDRSKNRKRHFNAPSHIRRKIMSSPLSKELRQKYNVRSMPIRKDDEVQVVRGHYKGQQIGKVVQVYRKKYVIYIERVQREKANGTTVHVGIHPSKVVITRLKLDKDRKKILERKAKSRQVGKEKGKYKEETIEKMQE from the exons ATGAAGTTCAATCCGTTTGTGACTTCTGACCGGAGCAAGAATCGTAAGCGGCATTTCAATGCGCCTTCCCACATTCGCAGGAAGATCATGTCTTCCCCGCTTTCCAAAGAGTTGAGGCAGAAGTACAACGTGCGGTCCATGCCCATCCGGAAGGATGACGAAGTGCAA gttgTGCGGGGACACTACAAAGGTCAGCAAATCGGCAAAGTAGTCCAGGTTTACAGGAAGAAGTATGTCATCTACATTGAACGAGTACAGCGAGAGAAGGCAAATGGCACAACTGTCCACGTGGGCATTCACCCTAGCAAG gTGGTTATCACTAGACTAAAACTGGACAAAGACCGCAAAAAGATCCTTGAGCGTAAAGCCAAATCTCGCCaagtaggaaaggaaaagggCAAATATAAGGAAGAAACCATTGAGAAGATGCAGGAGTAA
- the KRBA2 gene encoding KRAB-A domain-containing protein 2 isoform X2 produces MLDSYENVVPEDSFLQFSMMPQKAGSNPSGISNASDMEVEIHNMREKFLISVTKLVESKSYNSKVFSKEKYFQTIKEVKEAKEKGKKSSRDYRRAAKYDVISVQGTERLIEATHGEHDRIRYYVHKEELFDILHDTHLSIGHGGRTRMLKELQGKYGNVTKEVIVLYLTLCKQCHQKNPAPKRGLAPKPMTFKDIDSRCQIEVLDMQSNADGEFKFILYYQDHLTKFIILRPLKAKQAHEVVSVLLDIFTILGTPRMLESGSGVEFTNQVVNELNEVWPDLKIVCGKHHPGQGPGSLERASHDVKNMVNAWMQSNRSRRWAEGLRFMQMVKNQLFDVSLQQSPYEAMFGFKAKLGLYSSHLPRETVAVLQTEEELEIAEEQLESSLWIRQEERAEVGADRSDMDEDLDPTAPEAAEPSTSQGAPGLFCW; encoded by the exons ATGTTAGACAGTTATGAGAACGTGGTCCCTGAGG aCTCCTTCTTGCAGTTCTCCATGATGCCCCAGAAAGCTGGAAGTAACCCCTCTGGCATTTCCAATGCAAGTGATATGGAAGTGGAGATACATAACATGAGAGAGAAGTTTCTCATAAGTGTGACAAAGTTAGTAGAAAGCAAAAGTTACAACAGCAaggtattttccaaagaaaagtaCTTTCAAACAATAAAGGAAGTCAAAGAAgctaaggagaaggggaagaagtcATCACGTGACTACCGCCGTGCAGCAAAATACGACGTGATCTCTGTGCAAGGCACAGAGAGACTAATAGAAGCTACTCATGGAGAACATGATCGAATACGGTATTACGTGCATAAGGAAGAGTTGTTTGATATTCTCCATGATACGCATCTCAGTATTGGACATGGAGGGCGGACACGCATGCTCAAGGAGCTACAAGGAAAATACGGCAATGTCACCAAAGAAGTCATTGTCTTGTATCTGACACTGTGTAAACAATGTCACCAGAAGAACCCAGCACCTAAGAGAGGTCTTGCCCCCAAGCCCATGACTTTTAAGGACATTGACTCCAGATGCCAGATTGAAGTACTTGACATGCAGTCAAATGCTGATGGTGAGttcaagtttattttatattaccaGGACCACTTGACCAAGTTTATTATTTTACGGCCACTAAAAGCGAAACAGGCCCATGAGGTGGTCAGTGTCCTATTGGATATCTTCACAATTCTTGGTACACCTAGGATGTTAGAATCTGGCAGTGGCGTAGAGTTCACAAACCAGGTTGTTAATGAGCTCAATGAGGTATGGCCGGACCTAAAGATTGTCTGTGGCAAGCACCACCCTGGCCAAGGCCCAGGCTCCCTGGAGCGAGCAAGCCATGATGTTAAGAACATGGTAAATGCCTGGATGCAGAGTAACCGCTCACGTCGCTGGGCCGAAGGCCTGAGATTCATGCAGATGGTGAAGAATCAGCTGTTTGACGTTTCCTTACAGCAGAGTCCATATGAAGCGATGTTTGGTTTTAAGGCCAAACTCGGGCTGTATTCTTCACACTTACCCCGGGAAACTGTGGCCGTTTTACAAACAGAGGAAGAGCTGGAAATTGCTGAAGAACAGCTAGAAAGTAGCCTTTGGATCAGGCAGGAAGAAAGGGCTGAGGTTGGGGCAGACCGATCTGATATGGATGAGGACCTCGATCCCACTGCTCCAGAAGCTGCAGAACCCAGCACCTCACAGGGGGCCCCGGGTCTCTTCTGCTGGTGA
- the KRBA2 gene encoding KRAB-A domain-containing protein 2 isoform X1, translating to MQNRALQWVARALRRRERWQSARAADCIRKAAELSWAGIRKINEGHSRSGTLKRGLTDSFLQFSMMPQKAGSNPSGISNASDMEVEIHNMREKFLISVTKLVESKSYNSKVFSKEKYFQTIKEVKEAKEKGKKSSRDYRRAAKYDVISVQGTERLIEATHGEHDRIRYYVHKEELFDILHDTHLSIGHGGRTRMLKELQGKYGNVTKEVIVLYLTLCKQCHQKNPAPKRGLAPKPMTFKDIDSRCQIEVLDMQSNADGEFKFILYYQDHLTKFIILRPLKAKQAHEVVSVLLDIFTILGTPRMLESGSGVEFTNQVVNELNEVWPDLKIVCGKHHPGQGPGSLERASHDVKNMVNAWMQSNRSRRWAEGLRFMQMVKNQLFDVSLQQSPYEAMFGFKAKLGLYSSHLPRETVAVLQTEEELEIAEEQLESSLWIRQEERAEVGADRSDMDEDLDPTAPEAAEPSTSQGAPGLFCW from the exons ATGCAAAACAGAGCGCTCCAGTGGGTGGCTCGGGCTCTCCGGAGGAGGGAGAGGTGGCAGTCAGCTCGAGCCGCTGATTGCATCAGGAAGGCGGCTGAGTTGAGCTGGGCAGGGATTCGCAAGATCAATGAAGGACATTCCAGGTCTGGGACGCTGAAGCGAGGACTCACAG aCTCCTTCTTGCAGTTCTCCATGATGCCCCAGAAAGCTGGAAGTAACCCCTCTGGCATTTCCAATGCAAGTGATATGGAAGTGGAGATACATAACATGAGAGAGAAGTTTCTCATAAGTGTGACAAAGTTAGTAGAAAGCAAAAGTTACAACAGCAaggtattttccaaagaaaagtaCTTTCAAACAATAAAGGAAGTCAAAGAAgctaaggagaaggggaagaagtcATCACGTGACTACCGCCGTGCAGCAAAATACGACGTGATCTCTGTGCAAGGCACAGAGAGACTAATAGAAGCTACTCATGGAGAACATGATCGAATACGGTATTACGTGCATAAGGAAGAGTTGTTTGATATTCTCCATGATACGCATCTCAGTATTGGACATGGAGGGCGGACACGCATGCTCAAGGAGCTACAAGGAAAATACGGCAATGTCACCAAAGAAGTCATTGTCTTGTATCTGACACTGTGTAAACAATGTCACCAGAAGAACCCAGCACCTAAGAGAGGTCTTGCCCCCAAGCCCATGACTTTTAAGGACATTGACTCCAGATGCCAGATTGAAGTACTTGACATGCAGTCAAATGCTGATGGTGAGttcaagtttattttatattaccaGGACCACTTGACCAAGTTTATTATTTTACGGCCACTAAAAGCGAAACAGGCCCATGAGGTGGTCAGTGTCCTATTGGATATCTTCACAATTCTTGGTACACCTAGGATGTTAGAATCTGGCAGTGGCGTAGAGTTCACAAACCAGGTTGTTAATGAGCTCAATGAGGTATGGCCGGACCTAAAGATTGTCTGTGGCAAGCACCACCCTGGCCAAGGCCCAGGCTCCCTGGAGCGAGCAAGCCATGATGTTAAGAACATGGTAAATGCCTGGATGCAGAGTAACCGCTCACGTCGCTGGGCCGAAGGCCTGAGATTCATGCAGATGGTGAAGAATCAGCTGTTTGACGTTTCCTTACAGCAGAGTCCATATGAAGCGATGTTTGGTTTTAAGGCCAAACTCGGGCTGTATTCTTCACACTTACCCCGGGAAACTGTGGCCGTTTTACAAACAGAGGAAGAGCTGGAAATTGCTGAAGAACAGCTAGAAAGTAGCCTTTGGATCAGGCAGGAAGAAAGGGCTGAGGTTGGGGCAGACCGATCTGATATGGATGAGGACCTCGATCCCACTGCTCCAGAAGCTGCAGAACCCAGCACCTCACAGGGGGCCCCGGGTCTCTTCTGCTGGTGA